A region from the Bacillus sp. BGMRC 2118 genome encodes:
- a CDS encoding PaaI family thioesterase yields MNTQIQEQVNQYLQNATEKDQEILEFVLEGLMNKQKEVNRSYLGGLLHETSYFNEEQLTYHMTIPNSSLIQNALNIAHGGITATLLDSAMGTLAYHILPSHLAAVTTEIKINYVAPGIGKTLTCDASIIHKGSKIIVCEGKVFRDDGKLVAHSTASFFIIPRVTQD; encoded by the coding sequence ATAAATACACAAATTCAAGAACAGGTAAATCAATATTTGCAAAATGCTACTGAAAAGGATCAAGAAATACTCGAATTCGTATTAGAAGGTTTAATGAATAAACAAAAGGAAGTAAACCGTTCATACTTAGGTGGATTACTTCATGAGACTAGTTACTTCAATGAAGAACAACTAACTTATCATATGACGATTCCAAACAGTTCACTTATACAAAACGCACTAAACATTGCTCATGGAGGCATTACTGCGACATTGTTGGATTCTGCAATGGGAACGTTAGCTTATCATATATTGCCTAGTCATTTGGCTGCTGTTACGACAGAAATAAAAATTAATTATGTTGCTCCTGGAATTGGAAAAACATTAACGTGTGATGCCTCAATCATTCATAAAGGTTCAAAGATTATCGTATGTGAAGGAAAAGTGTTCAGAGATGACGGAAAGTTAGTTGCTCATTCTACAGCTAGCTTCTTCATTATTCCGCGTGTTACACAAGACTAA